The window AACACAACTACACAACCAATAATCTCAAATGACATCTATCAACCTTTATAAACTCCTTGCATCAACATCCACAACAGATTAGTGTTATGTGACCACCTACTGGGTATGAGCATTCTTTTCATGCTGACCGCTATTATTGCATTGAACTGATACTGCAtgactgtgtcactgtgtatATCATTATATTGTCTTGCTCTGTGTCATATGCATTTATCTATCATGCACTTCTTCTGGGCTTTAGATTCATTGTTGACAGATATGTGTGCTTCTTTCAGACGGGGAGGATTCTGCCATTTCAGACATGAATTTGTCATCTGTCAATGGCACTTTTACTGCAGCTGGGAGACAGCGGGACAccttcactgcagctgttaCCAAAAATGTGATTGTCACAGTCCTCTGCATCTCCATTAACTACGTCAATGGTACTCTGGTCCACACCTTCAGAAAGCACCAGGTCTGAGGTCcagcagtgtttttatataaagCATGTGCATGTACAAAATAGGAATTAGGAGCCAGCAGAAGAGGGAAATTCAAAGatgctattaaaaaaaattacataacaaTAACGTAAAATGTTGTTTCAACAGCTTTACCAAATCGGTTTCGGACATCAGTAAATGATTCTCTGTGCCTCATTTAAATATCTAGGACAACAGCATAGTaatagtgttaaaaaaaaaagaagtttgaaaagagaaaactaCATGTATTGGCACCACTTGATAATATTCATATGATCTGGCTCCCTGTTTCTAATGATTATTAGTTTaacaatttctgtttttatgcatCAGTCAATCATATTCAATAAAAGCTTGTCTTTAAacctatgatttttttatttatcatgcaGATTTGATCAGATTTctaaatgtgttgttgtgtattgAAAAACTTCCACTTCTGACCGGAAGGGAAGTTTTCTTCTATTGGTCATAGATTTTGGAAAAAATTGATGTTATCATTACAAAGTAATTCAAATATTTTGAAGTTACgaagtttattattgttacttgTTGTGAGTCAATTATATTTCACTGCATAGtatgcttttctctctttttctttttaagttattttttgggcattttgcatttattacagtgagagagagggattgGAAAGttgggcagagagagaggggatgacattcAGCTAAGGGCCATGGGTTGTACTCAAACCTGGGCCGCTGTGGCAATAATCCGTTTTTCATGTCATGTAATGCTTCGTTCGTTTGCTTGATTAATTTCCTTTATCTTACAGATTTTAAATTCGAACCCTCGTTACATTCTGTTCATCCACCTGGTGATAAATGACATGTCACAGCTGGCCCTGTCCACTCTTCTCCACGTCATCAGCTACACCCTGTATACTATCAGCGTACCTTTCTGCCTCATCCTGCTGATCATCACCGTCCTCACCACCCTCAACACCCCACTAAACCTGGCTGGAATGGCAGTCGAGTGCTACATCGCCATCTGCATCCCCCTCCGTCACAGCCTGATCTGCACTGTCAAAAAAACCTACATCCTGATTGGTTTGATCTGGGCTGTCAGTGCACTTTCTATCCTACCAGacctcttcatcctcctggCCACAGAGCCTCTGCACTTCTTTCACTCCAGAGTGTTATGTACCAGATTTACTGTGTTCAGAAGCATTTACAGTCTGAAGAAGAGGGAAGCGTCACACATTGTTTGTCTTGTCTTGGTTTGGCTCATACTCTTTTACACTTACTTTAGGATTCTGTTTGCAGCCAAGGGAGCAACTGCAGACTTTAAAAAAGCCAGAAACACTATTGTCCTCCATGGTTTTCAGTTGCTGTTGTGCATGCTTACTTATGTGAGACCCATGTTTGAACAAGTTCTACTCTACTTATTGCCCAAACAACACTTGTCCATATTGTTTGCCAACTATGTCATTGTCCAGATCCTGCCTCGGTTTGTTAGCCCCATCGTTTACGGACTGCGAGACCAGACCTTCAGGAGATATGTGAGAAGGTACCTGCTTTGTAAAGTGAGCACAAGCAGCCACCCAGAAAATGTCACCAAGCCGAACATCACGTCTTCTATGAGACAGCAGTGATAGTTGCTCAGTGTCCAACCAAAATCTGAC is drawn from Seriola aureovittata isolate HTS-2021-v1 ecotype China chromosome 2, ASM2101889v1, whole genome shotgun sequence and contains these coding sequences:
- the LOC130177627 gene encoding odorant receptor 131-2-like, with translation MNLSSVNGTFTAAGRQRDTFTAAVTKNVIVTVLCISINYVNGTLVHTFRKHQILNSNPRYILFIHLVINDMSQLALSTLLHVISYTLYTISVPFCLILLIITVLTTLNTPLNLAGMAVECYIAICIPLRHSLICTVKKTYILIGLIWAVSALSILPDLFILLATEPLHFFHSRVLCTRFTVFRSIYSLKKREASHIVCLVLVWLILFYTYFRILFAAKGATADFKKARNTIVLHGFQLLLCMLTYVRPMFEQVLLYLLPKQHLSILFANYVIVQILPRFVSPIVYGLRDQTFRRYVRRYLLCKVSTSSHPENVTKPNITSSMRQQ